CAAGGCGCTTTTGGGGGTGCTTTTGCCGCTGGCCACGCTCGGCATCTACAATATCGCGTTTTTCCTCGCGAGCTTTCCGATGTCGCTGGGCCAATCCATCACACAGCAAGTGCTGATCCCGGTCTACCGCGACCGCCCGCCGGGAGAGAGTGCCGACCACCGCGCACGCCTGCGCAAGATGCGGTTTTTGCTCAGCTCCGGCATGTTCACACTTTTGGCTTTGATGGCGCTGACGGGGCCTTGGCTCATTGGGCTGCTCTACGATCCGCGCTACGCGGCGGCGGGGGCGATGGTCACGGTGATGGCTTGTGCATTTTTGCCCATGGCGCTGGGGCTGAGCTATGATCGCGCGGCCCTTGCGGCCGGGGATTCGCGCGGGGCGTTTGTGTGGTCTGCACTACGCTCAATCGCGCAGATGGGGATGCTCTGGGTCGGGTTTCAGGCTTACGGCCTTCTCGGCGCTATGGCGGGGATGGGGCTTGGCCTTGTGCTGATCCATCCAGTGCTCATCCGCCTCGCACGCAAGCATCATGCGTGGGACGGGCTGCATGATCTGATCTTCGGCGCTTTGGCAATCGCCATCACAGGGCTCAGCTTTTGGCTCCACGCCCCTGCGATCCTCGCCCTTTTGGCACAGTAACACTCAGAGCCGCCGCCCACGGGTGAGCGCGGTGATAAGGCCACGCAAACGCCCGCGTTTTCGCGGTTTAGGGGCACGGGGGCTGCGCACCGGGCGCATCTCGGGGATCGAGATGACCGGGCGCAGGCCCAGCTCGCGCTCCATCTGATCGGCGGTGCGGATGATCGGCGTGCGCCAATCCATCAAGAACGCCACCGCCACGCCCAGAAGCAAAGCCGCCAAAGCGCCCATAAGCGCCGTCACCTTGCGTGAGCGGGTGTAGGGATAATCGGGCAGGGGCGCGGGCTCCAGCACTGTCAGGCGTTCGGATTGCGATGTCGTTTCCAGAGTGTAGCTCACCTCGGCCTCCTTGCGGCGGGCGGTGACGTCCTGAAGCTGCGCGCGTAGATCCTCGATGCGGCGCTCATACTGCGCGATCTGGACGGTGACCTCGGGCGAGGCCTGCAATGTCTCGGTGAGGCCTGCAAGGTTGCTTTGCAAGAGCGCACGTTCCTCGCTTAGCTGCGCGATCTGCGCTTGCGTGTCTTCGCGTTGCTGCCGCTCGATCCGTGTGGTCGCGGGTTGGGCCAGATCGCGTTGCAGGGTGATCAGCTGTCGGTCGATGCTCAAAAGCCCCTCGGTCAGGCTTTCCACCTCGCGTTGCATCAGGTCGATACTGCCCGGAAGGGCCATGTCATGGGTCGCGCGATAGGCGGCGAGCGCGGCGGATTCGCGGGCGATATCGGCGGTGATCACAGCCTCCTGCGCGATGAAGAAATCCAGTGTTTCACGCGCTTGATCGAGGCGCGTGGACACGCTCAGCGCGATTGTGCGCTGCGAGAATTCATGGGCCAGCGCTTGCGCGCCTCGGGCCGTGGGCCAATTGGCATTGACCCGCAGGAGCGACACGCTGCCATCATCGGCAAACCCTTCGCGGGCGGCGGCGACCCCTTCGACAAAGACCGATTGGCGCACGAGGGCTACCATTTCGGCGGTGCGCAGGCCCGGCTGATCTGCGAATAGGCCCAGCCTGTCGATCGTCTCCAGAATGGCGCCGCGTGACATCACCTGCTGTTCGATCAGTTGCAAACGGCGCGCGGCAGAGCCTGCGATGGTGGAGGGGGCAAGCTCGGCGGCGATCCGCGGGCTTTGGACCTGAAGCACCTCGGAGGAGGTGTAAAGATGGGTCTGGGCCGCCGCGAACAAGAGGCTGCCGATGCTACCCAGCACAAAGACAGCCGCAATCACCAGCTTGCGACGGCGCAGCATGTCCAAAAGTTCGGCAAT
The nucleotide sequence above comes from Roseovarius carneus. Encoded proteins:
- a CDS encoding Wzz/FepE/Etk N-terminal domain-containing protein, coding for MGPIHSIAELLDMLRRRKLVIAAVFVLGSIGSLLFAAAQTHLYTSSEVLQVQSPRIAAELAPSTIAGSAARRLQLIEQQVMSRGAILETIDRLGLFADQPGLRTAEMVALVRQSVFVEGVAAAREGFADDGSVSLLRVNANWPTARGAQALAHEFSQRTIALSVSTRLDQARETLDFFIAQEAVITADIARESAALAAYRATHDMALPGSIDLMQREVESLTEGLLSIDRQLITLQRDLAQPATTRIERQQREDTQAQIAQLSEERALLQSNLAGLTETLQASPEVTVQIAQYERRIEDLRAQLQDVTARRKEAEVSYTLETTSQSERLTVLEPAPLPDYPYTRSRKVTALMGALAALLLGVAVAFLMDWRTPIIRTADQMERELGLRPVISIPEMRPVRSPRAPKPRKRGRLRGLITALTRGRRL